The window ttctgaatttcgggaaggaaatttcagaaaactgactatcagagtctggatcggtctggggaccgatccaggtaagcggatcgatccagtgagttccagtagcacgagtgcgatctggtgaagggctgatcggtctggggaccgatcagagcgtgccagtttctgattttcagctgttggtctgaaatttcagctggaagttgggttttgtggattactaaaggtttgaaactctccaagacattgttggtgcaatagtcaagggggagttgacctttagggggagtttttacctaattgtcaagggggagttgacttttagggggagtttttactccttaagacttttgaggattagtgatatgggattatcactaagttgattgttgagtttagtatcaagggggaaattaagagtttcaatgaaaggtatgggactttcattaggaagaaactcttgaccttgataccctcctttttattctttttgatgtgtgtcaaaaagggggagaattattggagaacccaagttaggttatcgggttaacctaaggggagaatgtccagagaatgttcaaggaaagaacattggacattggaagatggttggaaaacctaagttaggttatcgggttaacctaacttgattatgggttttgtcaaacatcaaaaagggggagattgttggtgcaaccttaggtcaaggttgacctggttgacccgactcgaggtgacttgactcgagttgtattttgatgtttgacttaggaagattgtcggtgcaaccttaggtcgaggttgacctagttgagttgcatgttgatgtttgacactcgtgagagagttctattcttgatgtttgacaagaataggtgtttgggagattgtaggtgcaaccttaggtcaaggttgacctggttgacctgattcgggaaaagtccaagcagggagcttggcacgcgaaaagtccaagtatggagacttggcactggaaaagtccaagtatggagacttggcactggaaaagtccaagtatggagacttggcaactagaaaagtccaagtatggagacttggcacagagaagtccaagcagggagcttggcacgagggaaagtcctaactgggatgttaggcagttggaaagtcctggtgagtgaagccaggcagtgggaaagtccaaactgggatgttaggcagtgtggaaagtcctggtgagtgaatccgggcaagggaaaaatctagatggatcaagggtgatcggacatctggtttggaaaaggcagtgagaaagtcctaactgggatgttaggcagtatggaaagtcctggtgagtgaagccgggcaagggaaaaatccagatggatcaagggtgatcggacatctggtgatgggaagtccaagtaggtcataggagtgaccggatacttggcacgaagaggaaagtccaagtgggtcaaaggaattgaccggacacttggtgggaattctagcaggtcaagggagtgaccagatgctaggaatgaagtaccaacaggtcgaggttgaccgaatgttggtttggaaggcttgggacttggcttgggcaaaaaccaagtcactagttatctgatcggtctgcagaccgatcagaaggtgatcagtagccgcgagaaagacgcctgatcggtctgtggaccgatcaggagcttccctgatcggtcgtggcgaccgatcaggagacgatgtcgcgaaAGGGAGccgagagttgggatcggtctgtggaccgatccagctgtggcctgatcggtccacagaccgatcagagtacgcgatgcactgactgatcggtctggggaccgatcagcgcagggcctgatcggtccacagaccgatcagggttctagccgttgcgacgcaacggctagtttcttcgctgtcttcttcgcaggtataaaggggtcgagggctgctgctgcactccttcttcttccactacttctctgcgacagagctgctgttctggtgcttgagctttgttgagctcttcttcgcaagcttcgcgtgagcttcattccacgactggatcagctgctgctgagttgcttgttggcatccgtccgtgaagttgttgcttcatctgggacttcagtcgacaacgagaaggcaagctagtgttgttgtattcatattgtcttgtatttcttgttgtatctcgtgtactctttgcttgctgttgcaagtttttgtggcgaggtttctccacccagaaggagtatattttagccgggtttccggggattcatccaccgacggattgacaaggctcgtccaccttacggacacgccgaggagtaggagtatcatctccgaacctcgtacatcgctgtgttaaggtttgatattcttcctttcgtttctagtttatttttccgctgcgctaacgaagtgtaggaagaaacgcgagcgatttggggtcggctattcacaccccctctctagccgtacgaaggatcctaacatagTCGATCGAAGGTTGCGAGAAAGTGTTAGCACACAGCTgtttagtcagtcagacttgcagtCTTCTTCAACTAGATTTGAAGGGAAAACTTATGATACGGTGGGTAGGGTGGGACCCCCAAAGTGGGTACTGAAGTTAAAAGTATTAGCTGATGTGATAGTCAAAGTCCAGAAGGGGTCAACTTAGAGCTTGAGACAGCCCATAAGACTGATCAGAAGGATTAATCTAACTCCTCAAGAAGAGAGAAGAGGTAAGGGGATAATCCCTTGATCCTTGGTTGGACAAAGACTACTCGAATAGCCATGTGTGGTCTCACCCTCGAGGCCTTCCTATGAGCTAAGGAAAGGTTTCCCTGTATAGATTCGAGCAGATGCTTATCAATGGTTGACCTAGGGGTCCGATGGGCTAGATCTCTCTCCTCAGGTCCAACTGAACTCCATGTCCTATCGGATATATGGTCCTCTAGGTTCGACCGAACTTTCTAGCTGAGTAGATGGCAACCACCGGATAGATTGAGTTGTTGAAAGTCATCTAAATCGTGCTAGTATCCAGTCCCTTTTATCTAATCGGACTTGATTAGGAGTGAGGTCCAATCGGATAACATGAAAGGTTAGGGCGCTGTAGGAACATGATCAGAGTCCATCAAGGCCTAAAAGCTCCAAAAGGCCCACCGATACGAGATAATAGCCCATCAACTTGTTCGGCCCATCAACTTGATAGGTCTTTTAACACTACGTATAACGATCATTGTCAAGGAATCACTGGAATATTCTCTGCACAACTAGTACAGTGGACGTTTCCACCAACTGTACGTAGAAACTGGTTGTGTAATTTGGGTAGTATGACAGTATGGTTGGCCTTATTATAGTAATATGCCTTGTTTTATGTGTTAAGAGAAACAACACTATATATAAAGGGGTCCCTTCCTCACACGCAAGTTTTTCCGATTGTTCTTCATTATTCTTTATCAATGTTCTTCGATTACCCTCACTCAGCTTTcttactaacttgagcgtcagaatgACTATATTGGAGACTCCTCCCTGGTTCATCTACCGAAGTTTTCTTCTTCATTCATTCTCTGTGATGTGGTAAGCTCTTCACAGTTGGAGACTCCTTCCGTTTAAGGTCTTATTGCAGTTAGCGTGTACATCATCTCATTCAGTGTCCATCTTCACCAACTACCAACTACCAACAAGAACAAAAGACATCGTGGCTTTTTCTTCTAGTGAAAATATGTAGCTATATGGAAGCCTTCTTCATCCTCCACACATCAAAGAATCcaaacaaattaaaaaatataaacataAATAGACATATAAACAAGAATATTCAATGGTTCATAGACTATAACATAGTAGATGTAAATTCCTGaaggaaaacaaaaagaaaaagaaaagaaaagaaaagaaattgaaTGTATGTTGTTCTTTAATCCGAGTACAAAGTTCTCTATAGTGTATTGTTTGATTTCTACCCTAAACTTTGATTGATCTACGCCCATCCACGTTCCTCATATATACCATGACATGCAACTCAACCCGACGAGCACCTCGACGATGGCCGCCTCCGTCTTCTCCACGTCGGCGAAGTGCAGCGTCTGCAGCAGCAGCACTCGCGGTCGGGTGTAGAATCGCCTCTCCCTCTCCATGTTGCGTTCCTCCTGCCAACGCACCGTGTCGTGTGCCACCGGACCCAGCCAGACCAGGATCGCCGCCACCGCCTCCTTCCACCCCTCCGCCATCGACGCGTCCCCCGACGACTTCCGGCCCTCCCTCCGCCAGCACTCCCTCAGCTTGGCCGTCACCGCCGCCCGCATCCCGGACGGCATCATCTGGAACAATTCCTCTCTCGCCGCCGCCGCTGCATTCTTATCCACCTCCTGTTCTTCCACCTCCGGCGACATTTGTTGTCGTTCTTGATACAACCTCTCCGCCGCCAATATTAAGTTGGCGTGCCGCAAGGCCAGCCCTGATCCGCCGACGGTGTTGGGCGGGGCTTCTTTCAGCAATTTGCTCAAACGTTCGAAGGGCGTCAATTTGAGCGCGTCATTGGATGCCACACTCAATATCGGAGCTGAGTTCCTCAGCGATGGCACGTGCTTCGGCACAACCTGCCGATCTAACGGCCCGGAGGTGTGCTTTCCGGGGTGACTGAGGTTGAATTGATGGATTTGGTGGCGGCTGGGAGGCAACCCGAGGACGCAGGGGCCGAAGACGTGGCAAATCCTTGCGAAGACGGTGACGACGGCGCGGACCATGAGCTCCACTGCCTTGTCGTAGGTCTTGTTCCACAAAGATTCTTCCTTGAGCCGACGGATCGCGTGGCGCTGCGCACGGAGCTCCAAATGGATCGGATTTGGTGGCGGAGGCACGCCAGACGGCGGAGGTACGCCAGGCGGCTTTGGCACCGGAATTGGACCACTATGCCGACGCCAATGCTGCTGCTGCAGCTCAATCCGCTTCTTCGACGCCTCCAGCTGACTGAGCACCTCCATCTCCGCGTAGAGAGTCGACGTCGCCGCCACGTACCTCTCCATCTTCTTGACCCGCTTCTCCACCCGCTTCGCGGTCGAGCCGAGGCTGAGGCGATCGATGTCGGCGGCGGAACGGGACTCGCGGAGGAACACCTTAACACTGCCGGATCCGGCCTTGAGGTCGGCGTATATCCGGTCGAAGCAGTGGAGCAAGGGGTCGCAGCACTTGGGGCCAAGGCGGGAAACGGTGGCGGCGGCCATGTCTAGCTCGGAGATCACCTCCCCGCAAGCGAGACGGAGAAGAAAGGTCTGGTCTTTGGAGGTCAGGTAGCCGACGCCGGCAGACCGCATGCCGGCGCGCAGGCGGCGGACCTCGTTGTCGTCGAGAGAGCGATGTAAGGAGACGAGGCGCGACATGGCAGCTGCGGCTTCGAAAGCGAGGATTCCGACCACGGGTCTCATCGGAGGATCGACGCTGGAGGCACGGCGAGGCCGGAGGTCAGCGAGAACCTTGGAAACGCCCATGATTGCTGATCACAAAACCTCTGTTCGTGCTCTGTTCTCATTCAATTTAGTGTGCGCTGCGGGAGAACCGCAGGGGGTGATATAATATAAGAGGAAGGGTGAGTGAGATGGGCATGGCCATTTCAGGGAGCTTCCTCAACGCGGTTGCGAGATTTCCGACGAGTCCAACGGTGGAACAGAGTGATGTCGTTGTCCTTCGACAGGTCGGTGCGATCCAATTGTTTTTGCTATATATCTATTTGACCATAAATAAAAAggcaaatatatattaaaaaaaacttctaaTTATTAAAGACgctccttttaaaaaattaatgagACGATTTTTGTTAAAGTtgaattaaaaatattcttatttcTAATTAGGGCTAATTAGTAATCCGTAGACTTTGTTAAAAATAAATAGCTTCAACTtatcaaaaatattatatattaaatattttatataaaaaactctttgacaatttatttaaaatttatgtaattattttatatataatttttttgatccatttaaatttaaaaaataatttattttaatatatagtATTAATTATGGATGGATTCGCTGTTATGAATAGTGCTAGAATATGGTTATAGTATAAAAACTCGAAATGTATAAAAAAGAGTACCATTAatcagaaaaaaaattaatataaaaatatagtaaaatattattctcattttaaaaaaaatctcttaatAATTCCAATAATTCAGGCGTCGTTTTTATTTTACCCTAAATAAAATGCGACCGTATATTCTATATTCctattttcttattaattaaattcaACGGGAAATAGTCGGCAAGCTTATTTTAATCAAAATGACTCGCTATATAATTGGGCTATTAGATTaataatttttgaataatttttattaGACGACTCTTAATTATTTGCGAGCTGTTATCCACGTAGATAGTTTGTTCGTAGCGTGTTGTTTCCATGTTAGCCCAGTCCTTGGGTTACGTACTAATGTTAGTACTAGTCAAATCGAGTTTGTACATACCAATGCAGCATTGTTTACGCATTAATGCAGCGCAACTCTGTTGAAGTATCCATATATGTTTGACTATTCAAAATGtagattttatttcaaatttaaagtaaaatttttaaatagaataATTGATTTGGATATTCTTATGGGCGTTTGATTAAATGATGAAAATAATTATgaatatgagtttgatagtagagTGGAATaagaataggaatggaaatgaaacccatcaagttatatgggtttggttgattcccataaatctagtaatcattcccaaaatgttattcccaaacccacaatccaaacactatcttttattaTCATTCCATTCTCTCATTTCTAAACCCATCAACGAAACACCCCCTTAATCCTCATTTGAAATGAGATGTATTTGTTGTTCTTATGAGTAATTTAGTTAAATTATTGTTCTAGATCTATCCGAACGAAGGAAGTTGGAAAGTCGAAAATAGGGTGGTCATTGATAGGAAGAAGACTTCGATGATCTTGCAAAATAAAACCAAGACCAAGGAAGGGGTCTCTGGCGTTagtcctccaacgctcaagttaaaACAGGGGAAGAGAACAAGAAAGTAGAGAATCGTAGAACTCAGAAATATTTTTCTTACCTATTCCTCATACTTGtagacccttttatacctttctggGTGACCTTTCGTCTTCCTCTATTTAATAATGTGGTTTAATAACAAACAGAAGGTATCTTCGTCTTGTCTTCTACATATTTAATAGTTGTCGTGTTCTCCTTTACTTTCTCTTCCCCTTATTAATTGTTTTTCCCTCCTGTGTAGTGTTACTCTGTGCACCGGACGGGCGGTCCGTTATGAGTATAATGCTAACGTCGTACCCAGAGCCGGTCGGGCGACCCGATCGGCCTGTATTACCAATTCCACATCCAAAGCCGGTTGGACGACCCGATCGGCTCGTATTACTAGCCTGTTAGGCGCGAGCTCCTAGCGGGTCAAATAATTAGAGTCTCATCTGGCCAGATTGTCGGGCCGACCGGACAATGATCCCTCCGATCGGCTGAGGCACCCACACTGATTGTACCTTGCTTACCCTTATGCGTTGACCTCTTTGACTTTCCTTAAACGTAGCAATTGACTTGCGCAAGTAGGCTCTTCTTATTgtcacatcacaagcctcccctttaagtctagttgaaggagactgcaagtccgactgactgaacaaaatgtgtttttagtgaatttgagGTCTGCTCGGCCCGAACGCTCCATTGTCCGATCGGACTATGCCCGATTTGCAATCATGGATCGGACCGATAGCTGGTGTTGCTCGGCTTCACTATGTCGATGCAAGATTTAATCCTGTGGCTCATTCCTTGCATCGATCGGGAAGATGAGTACGAACACttgaaaaaattcttttcctcgaGTGAGCGCGGAGTAGGCTGATGTCATCCAAATATCTTGAAGACCATGCAAATCCTTGATGATTATACCTTTTGTAAttaagctcattaaatgcgtCCGATGACCGAATGCCACATGTCGACTACTACCGCCGCATGCTTGATGTGATAGGCGGATATTCGCCTGTCCCGAGACGTGCGCCATTTCAAAATCAACGATCAAATCATCTAGATTTTTGTGAAGTTAGATCGGACGGTTGAGATTGATCAGCCGAAGGGCTTATAAGCGTGCTTGCTTTGCCGTTTTCTGCACTTGGCGTTTTCTTCTTCGTTGTGGTTTCATCTTCGCGAAGGAGCATCAGTGCCACCGCCTCCTGTGTCTTCTCCGACAATCCTAGCAACCTTCCCAGTAAGCCTTCACCTTCCCTCCATCGAATCTGTCCAGTGTTCATGAAATTTTTTGTTTCTTTCAATCAAACTCATTGATTTCCTGCCACTGTTCTGATGGCAAGCTCTTCCTAGCCTACTGCCTCCGTCCCCGGACTTTGGTATACATCCATTGAGTCCAGGTTTGATGCAGACGATACTGAGAGTTTAAGAGATGTTTTTGAAATTCCCTCTGGTTATCAAATTGGCCTTCCTTCAGCTTTTGATCGCCCGAACGGGCCACCTCCGAGCTTCGTTTGTTTCTTCCGAGATCAATTTACCATTGATCTGCGGTTCCCGATCCACCCTTTTTTCTTggcagtttgtaaatattttcatattttcttaCATCAATTAGTGTCGAAATCCTTTTAGCTGCTGTGCGGGGTCTTTGTTCTATTCCCCCTGCATGACATTCCCCTTACTCCTCAGTTCTtccattatttctactatcccaagttATCCGAGCTggagacttttctcttccaagcccgagtgggccttattttctttgataagatgtcatcctctaataaacATTGAAACGAATATTACTTTTTTGTTTGCTTTCCTGAGCGGTCGGACTTCCCAACCAGATGGCAAATAAGGTGTTGAATTCTCcagagctcaagaaatacaagagccgcTCAGACTACCTTCACGCATCTTCCTGTTTGACCGGTCAGAAGTATCATATACGCAGGTTCCTGCTGGAGAGTGTCCTATACGTGTTCGATCTGAGCCCAATCCACACAAGGCTCTCGTGCAGCCTAGGTACACTCTTTCTTGGCTTCATTTtttaatctaactgatttcttcctTTCTTTCGCAGCCAAAGTCATGTTGTGTGCTCGTCTAGCCGACAAAGCCAAGCTTGCGGACACTAAGATCAATGTGACGATCGTAACCGAGTTGGAGAGTCGTGGTCTACCACCAATCGGCTCACAAGAAGACCCGCTCGGGGAGAGCGCAGAGGTCGCAGCCCAAGGAAGTGGAGCGGCCAACCATATGATTGGCGATGAGGCAACTATTGTAGTGAGTCCTCCACCTGAGCATCCTCTAGTAATTACAGTAGGCGAGGGCTCAGAATCGGCCTCTTCTCGGGAGCCATTAATAAGTCGAAAGAGACGTCGAGCGGAGATGACAGCCTGCTCTACTGCGTCGGCTTCACAGACTCCATCCAGGACCAGTCTGCGTCCTACATCCGAGCGGGGCGCAACCTCCATGCCAATGCCCGAGCAAGCGATGGCTGCCACACATACTTCACCTTCATCCGATCGCACGCCATCCTTATCCGGGCTACCCTAAGGGCCAATCATTGCGTCGTCCGTGTTCTTTATACCTCCGAAGATTCAGAAATCTTTCATTCGGTCGGCGCAAATGTCCCAGTCAACTGGTAGGGCAACCTCGGCCCCAGTTGTTCCAAGTGGCCAGCGCCACATAACTACAGTCATCCACCTGCCCACGGATGAGTGGTGCGACACTGCAAGCACTAAGTCCCAAGCTCTGGAGCGTTAAATAATCATCCGGGGGCCAGTTG is drawn from Zingiber officinale cultivar Zhangliang chromosome 1B, Zo_v1.1, whole genome shotgun sequence and contains these coding sequences:
- the LOC122042972 gene encoding protein PSK SIMULATOR 3-like; its protein translation is MGVSKVLADLRPRRASSVDPPMRPVVGILAFEAAAAMSRLVSLHRSLDDNEVRRLRAGMRSAGVGYLTSKDQTFLLRLACGEVISELDMAAATVSRLGPKCCDPLLHCFDRIYADLKAGSGSVKVFLRESRSAADIDRLSLGSTAKRVEKRVKKMERYVAATSTLYAEMEVLSQLEASKKRIELQQQHWRRHSGPIPVPKPPGVPPPSGVPPPPNPIHLELRAQRHAIRRLKEESLWNKTYDKAVELMVRAVVTVFARICHVFGPCVLGLPPSRHQIHQFNLSHPGKHTSGPLDRQVVPKHVPSLRNSAPILSVASNDALKLTPFERLSKLLKEAPPNTVGGSGLALRHANLILAAERLYQERQQMSPEVEEQEVDKNAAAAAREELFQMMPSGMRAAVTAKLRECWRREGRKSSGDASMAEGWKEAVAAILVWLGPVAHDTVRWQEERNMERERRFYTRPRVLLLQTLHFADVEKTEAAIVEVLVGLSCMSWYI